The following proteins are encoded in a genomic region of Desulfurococcaceae archaeon:
- a CDS encoding ABC transporter ATP-binding protein — protein sequence MSDLVVAAEKVTKIYPNGIKANVNVSVEVYRGEAVCLMGPNGAGKTTLVRQVIGVLKPTSGKITVLGSNPVEKQDVIRKEVSYTPQLPLVYPSHKVIEVAKFIADLSGTPYTRVHEVLQSLGLWGVRDKMGYQLSVGQRKLLLLALSLIKNSELLILDEPTSFIDIFKKRLVWDILAHEKSRGKTILLVSHDLEEVKRLCDRVYLMVYGRVVNHFSTLEKVEGGAEVRLMTKYADKVAQLLKRSVIAVNEGLVVARYRSLLDALVDLENLAFNGELRDDVKIYLEYPSIETLLESYIRGVQP from the coding sequence GTGAGTGACCTCGTAGTGGCCGCGGAAAAGGTTACGAAGATCTATCCTAACGGCATTAAGGCTAATGTCAACGTGTCGGTGGAGGTCTATAGAGGTGAAGCCGTCTGCCTCATGGGGCCCAACGGTGCCGGCAAAACAACGCTAGTCAGGCAAGTTATCGGTGTGCTTAAACCGACGAGCGGTAAGATCACAGTTTTAGGCTCTAACCCCGTTGAAAAACAAGACGTCATCAGGAAGGAGGTTTCATACACGCCGCAACTACCACTAGTGTACCCTTCGCACAAGGTCATAGAAGTGGCTAAGTTCATCGCGGATCTATCCGGCACACCGTACACTAGGGTACATGAAGTACTACAATCCCTAGGCTTGTGGGGCGTTAGGGATAAAATGGGCTACCAGCTGTCCGTGGGTCAGAGAAAGCTACTGCTACTAGCGCTTTCACTCATAAAGAACAGCGAGCTCTTAATACTAGACGAGCCTACGAGCTTCATCGACATATTCAAGAAGAGATTGGTTTGGGACATACTTGCACACGAAAAGAGCAGGGGGAAGACCATACTACTGGTAAGCCATGACCTCGAAGAGGTGAAGAGGCTATGCGACAGGGTGTACTTGATGGTCTACGGGAGGGTAGTGAACCACTTCTCAACCCTCGAAAAAGTAGAAGGTGGTGCAGAAGTGAGGTTGATGACGAAGTATGCTGACAAGGTGGCCCAGCTGCTGAAAAGAAGCGTTATAGCTGTCAACGAGGGGCTTGTAGTTGCTAGGTACAGGTCCTTACTAGACGCACTAGTAGACCTCGAAAACTTGGCCTTCAACGGAGAACTCAGGGACGACGTTAAAATATACCTCGAATACCCCTCGATAGAGACCCTCTTAGAGTCCTACATCAGGGGTGTACAGCCTTGA